One segment of Platichthys flesus chromosome 15, fPlaFle2.1, whole genome shotgun sequence DNA contains the following:
- the ap2b1 gene encoding AP-2 complex subunit beta isoform X1: MTDSKYFTTNKKGEIFELKAELNNEKKEKRKEAVKKVIAAMTVGKDVSSLFPDVVNCMQTDNLELKKLVYLYLMNYAKSQPDMAIMAVNSFVKDCEDPNPLIRALAVRTMGCIRVDKITEYLCEPLRKCLKDEDPYVRKTAAVCVAKLHDINAQMVEDQGFLDSLRDLIADSNPMVVANAVAALSEISESHPNSNLLDLNPQNINKLLTALNECTEWGQIFILDCLSNYNPKDEREAQSICERVTPRLSHANSAVVLSAVKVLMKFLELLPKDSDYYNTLLKKLSPPLVTLLSGEPEVQYVALRNINLIVQKRPEILKQEIKVFFVKYNDPIYVKLEKLDIMIRLASQANIAQVLAELKEYATEVDVDFVRKAVRAIGRCAIKVEQSAERCVSTLLDLIQTKVNYVVQEAIVVIRDIFRKYPNKYESIIATLCENLDSLDEPDARAAMIWIVGEYAERIDNADELLESFLEGFHDESTQVQLTLLTAIVKLFLKKPSETQELVQQVLSLATQDSDNPDLRDRGYIYWRLLSTDPVTAKEVVLSEKPLISEETDLIEPTLLDELICHIGSLASVYHKPPSAFVEGSHGVHRKHLPVQHSSIDTGESPVSSGPAAAMDQTHVIPSQGDLLGDLLNLDLGPPVNVPQVSSMQMGAVDLLGGGLDSLLGGDLGGGVGGSPAVGQNFIPSSVPSTFAPSPTPAPPAVSSGLNDLFEISTGMANTTGGHIAAKSVWLPAVKAKGLEISGTFSRRQGHMYMDMTFTNKALQHMTDFAVQFNKNSFGVIPTTPLAVHTPLMPSQSIEVSLPLNTIGPVMKMDPLNNLQVAVKNNIDVFYFSVLIPLYVFFVEDGKMERQVFLATWKDIPNENELQYQIKECHLNADTVSGKLQSNNIYTIAKRNVEGQDMLYQSLKLTNGIWILAELRIQPGNPNYTLSLKCRAPEVSQYVYLMYDSVLKN; this comes from the exons ATGACGGACTCCAAATATTTCACAACGAACAAAAAAG GGGAGATCTTTGAACTGAAGGCAGAGCTGAACaatgagaagaaagaaaagagaaaagaggccGTGAAGAAGGTCATTGCAGCCATGACTGTTGGCAAGGATGTCAG TTCCTTGTTTCCAGATGTGGTGAACTGCATGCAGACTGACAACCTGGAGCTGAAGAAGTTGGTTTACCTCTACTTAATGAACTATGCCAAGAGCCAACCTGACATGGCCATCATGGCTGTCAACAGCTTTGTCAAG GACTGCGAGGACCCCAACCCTCTCATCCGAGCTCTTGCCGTCCGCACCATGGGCTGCATCCGGGTGGACAAAATCACAGAGTACCTGTGTGAGCCTCTGAGGAAATGCCTGAAGGATGAGGACCCTTACGTGAGGAAGacggcagctgtgtgtgtcgcGAAACTTCATGACATCAATGCCCAGATGGTTGAGGACCAGGGCTTCCTGGACTCTCTGAGAGATCTCATCGCTGACTCAAATCCCATG GTTGTGGCCAATGCAGTTGCTGCCCTGTCGGAGATCAGTGAGTCTCACCCAAACAGCAACCTGCTGGATCTCAATCCCCAGAACATAAACAAGCTCCTGACGGCCCTCAATGAGTGCACAGAGTGGGGACAGATCTTCATCCTGGACTGTCTGTCCAACTATAACCCCAAGGATGAGCGTGAGGCCCAAAG CATCTGTGAGCGTGTAACTCCCCGTCTGTCTCACGCCAACTCAGCCGTGGTGCTGTCAGCTGTCAAGGTGCTGATGAAATTCTTAGAGCTGCTGCCCAAGGACTCCGACTACTACAACACCTTGCTGAAGAAGCTGTCCCCACCACTGGTCACTTTGCTCTCCGGAGAGCCGGAGGTCCAGTATGTGGCTCTGAGGAACATCAACCTCATTGTCCAGAAAAG GCCTGAGATCCTGAAGCAGGAGATAAAGGTGTTCTTTGTCAAATACAACGACCCAATCTATGTGAAACTGGAGAAACTGGACATCATGATCCGCTTAGCCTCTCAGGCCAACATCGCCCAG GTGCTGGCTGAGCTGAAGGAATACGCCACAGAGGTGGATGTTGACTTTGTGCGCAAGGCTGTCCGAGCCATCGGACGCTGTGCCATAAAAGTAGAG CAATCAGCGGAGCGCTGTGTCAGCACTCTGCTGGACCTGATCCAGACGAAAGTCAACTACGTGGTTCAGGAGGCTATTGTTGTCATCAGAGACATCTTTCGCAAGTACCCCAACAA GTATGAAAGCATCATTGCCACTCTGTGTGAGAACCTGGACTCTCTGGACGAGCCTGACGCTCGTGCTGCCATGATCTGGATCGTTGGAGAATATGCAGAGAGGATCGACAACGCTGACGAGTTGCTAGAGAGCTTCCTCGAGGGTTTCCATGACGAGAGCACTCAG GTCCAGCTCACTCTGCTGACTGCCATTGTGAAGCTGTTCCTTAAGAAGCCATCAGAGACCCAGGAGTTGGTCCAGCAGGTCCTCAGTCTGGCTACACAG GACTCTGACAACCCTGACCTGCGTGACAGGGGCTACATTTATTGGCGCCTTCTGTCCACCGACCCCGTGACCGCCAAGGAGGTAGTTTTGTCTGAAAAGCCCCTGATCTCTGAGGAGACAGACCTGATTGAGCCCACCCTGCTGGATGAGCTCATCTGCCACATCGGCTCTCTGGCCTCCGTCTATCACAAACCCCCTAGCGCCTTTGTGGAGGGCAGCCATGGAGTCCACCGGAAACACCTTCCTGTCCAGCACAGCAG CATTGATACAGGTGAGAGCCCAGTGAGCAGTGGGCCGGCAGCTGCCATGGACCAGACACATGTGATCCCCAGCCAGGGTGACCTGCTGGGTGACCTGCTCAACCTGGACCTGGGCCCTCCAGTCAATGTGCCCCAAGTGTCCTCCATGCAAATGGGTGCAGTGGACCTGTTGGGAGGAGGCCTGGACAGCTTG ctggGGGGAGACCTGGGCGGAGGTGTTGGGGGAAGTCCAGCA GTGGGACAGAACTTTATTCCCTCGTCTGTCCCCAGCACTTTTGCTCCCTCACCTACACCAGCACCGCCGGCCGTCAGCAGCGGTCTCAACGACTTGTTTGAGATTTCCACAGGCATGGCCAACACCACCGGAGGCCACATTGCTGCAAAATCA GTGTGGCTGCCTGCAGTGAAAGCCAAGGGACTTGAGATCTCTGGGACCTTCTCTCGCCGCCAGGGCCACATGTACATGGACATGACCTTCACAAACAAGGCCCTGCAGCACATGACCGACTTCGCTGTCCAGTTCAACAAGAACAG TTTTGGCGTTATCCCTACCACTCCTCTTGCCGTCCACACTCCTCTGATGCCCAGTCAGAGTATTGAGGTCTCTCTGCCTCTTAATACCATCGGACCAGTCATGAAGATGGACCCACTCAATAATCTGCAG GTGGCTGTGAAGAACAACATAGATGTCTTCTACTTCAGCGTACTCATCCCTCTCTACGTTTTCTTTGTCGAGGATGGAAAAATGG AGCGACAGGTGTTCCTAGCTACCTGGAAAGACATCCCCAATGAGAATGAGCTCCAATATCAGATAAAGGAGTGTCACCTAAATGCAG ACACAGTGTCGGGGAAGCTGCAGAGTAACAACATCTACACCATTGCCAAGAGAAACGTAGAAGGCCAGGACATGCTGTACCAGTCCCTCAAGCTGACCAATGGCATCTGGATCCTGGCTGAGCTCCGCATTCAGCCTGGAAACCCCAACTACACG CTGTCGCTCAAGTGTCGGGCACCTGAGGTTTCTCAGTACGTCTACCTGATGTATGACTCCGTGCTGAAGAATTGA
- the ap2b1 gene encoding AP-2 complex subunit beta isoform X2 has translation MTDSKYFTTNKKGEIFELKAELNNEKKEKRKEAVKKVIAAMTVGKDVSSLFPDVVNCMQTDNLELKKLVYLYLMNYAKSQPDMAIMAVNSFVKDCEDPNPLIRALAVRTMGCIRVDKITEYLCEPLRKCLKDEDPYVRKTAAVCVAKLHDINAQMVEDQGFLDSLRDLIADSNPMVVANAVAALSEISESHPNSNLLDLNPQNINKLLTALNECTEWGQIFILDCLSNYNPKDEREAQSICERVTPRLSHANSAVVLSAVKVLMKFLELLPKDSDYYNTLLKKLSPPLVTLLSGEPEVQYVALRNINLIVQKRPEILKQEIKVFFVKYNDPIYVKLEKLDIMIRLASQANIAQVLAELKEYATEVDVDFVRKAVRAIGRCAIKVEQSAERCVSTLLDLIQTKVNYVVQEAIVVIRDIFRKYPNKYESIIATLCENLDSLDEPDARAAMIWIVGEYAERIDNADELLESFLEGFHDESTQVQLTLLTAIVKLFLKKPSETQELVQQVLSLATQDSDNPDLRDRGYIYWRLLSTDPVTAKEVVLSEKPLISEETDLIEPTLLDELICHIGSLASVYHKPPSAFVEGSHGVHRKHLPVQHSSIDTGESPVSSGPAAAMDQTHVIPSQGDLLGDLLNLDLGPPVNVPQVSSMQMGAVDLLGGGLDSLVGQNFIPSSVPSTFAPSPTPAPPAVSSGLNDLFEISTGMANTTGGHIAAKSVWLPAVKAKGLEISGTFSRRQGHMYMDMTFTNKALQHMTDFAVQFNKNSFGVIPTTPLAVHTPLMPSQSIEVSLPLNTIGPVMKMDPLNNLQVAVKNNIDVFYFSVLIPLYVFFVEDGKMERQVFLATWKDIPNENELQYQIKECHLNADTVSGKLQSNNIYTIAKRNVEGQDMLYQSLKLTNGIWILAELRIQPGNPNYTLSLKCRAPEVSQYVYLMYDSVLKN, from the exons ATGACGGACTCCAAATATTTCACAACGAACAAAAAAG GGGAGATCTTTGAACTGAAGGCAGAGCTGAACaatgagaagaaagaaaagagaaaagaggccGTGAAGAAGGTCATTGCAGCCATGACTGTTGGCAAGGATGTCAG TTCCTTGTTTCCAGATGTGGTGAACTGCATGCAGACTGACAACCTGGAGCTGAAGAAGTTGGTTTACCTCTACTTAATGAACTATGCCAAGAGCCAACCTGACATGGCCATCATGGCTGTCAACAGCTTTGTCAAG GACTGCGAGGACCCCAACCCTCTCATCCGAGCTCTTGCCGTCCGCACCATGGGCTGCATCCGGGTGGACAAAATCACAGAGTACCTGTGTGAGCCTCTGAGGAAATGCCTGAAGGATGAGGACCCTTACGTGAGGAAGacggcagctgtgtgtgtcgcGAAACTTCATGACATCAATGCCCAGATGGTTGAGGACCAGGGCTTCCTGGACTCTCTGAGAGATCTCATCGCTGACTCAAATCCCATG GTTGTGGCCAATGCAGTTGCTGCCCTGTCGGAGATCAGTGAGTCTCACCCAAACAGCAACCTGCTGGATCTCAATCCCCAGAACATAAACAAGCTCCTGACGGCCCTCAATGAGTGCACAGAGTGGGGACAGATCTTCATCCTGGACTGTCTGTCCAACTATAACCCCAAGGATGAGCGTGAGGCCCAAAG CATCTGTGAGCGTGTAACTCCCCGTCTGTCTCACGCCAACTCAGCCGTGGTGCTGTCAGCTGTCAAGGTGCTGATGAAATTCTTAGAGCTGCTGCCCAAGGACTCCGACTACTACAACACCTTGCTGAAGAAGCTGTCCCCACCACTGGTCACTTTGCTCTCCGGAGAGCCGGAGGTCCAGTATGTGGCTCTGAGGAACATCAACCTCATTGTCCAGAAAAG GCCTGAGATCCTGAAGCAGGAGATAAAGGTGTTCTTTGTCAAATACAACGACCCAATCTATGTGAAACTGGAGAAACTGGACATCATGATCCGCTTAGCCTCTCAGGCCAACATCGCCCAG GTGCTGGCTGAGCTGAAGGAATACGCCACAGAGGTGGATGTTGACTTTGTGCGCAAGGCTGTCCGAGCCATCGGACGCTGTGCCATAAAAGTAGAG CAATCAGCGGAGCGCTGTGTCAGCACTCTGCTGGACCTGATCCAGACGAAAGTCAACTACGTGGTTCAGGAGGCTATTGTTGTCATCAGAGACATCTTTCGCAAGTACCCCAACAA GTATGAAAGCATCATTGCCACTCTGTGTGAGAACCTGGACTCTCTGGACGAGCCTGACGCTCGTGCTGCCATGATCTGGATCGTTGGAGAATATGCAGAGAGGATCGACAACGCTGACGAGTTGCTAGAGAGCTTCCTCGAGGGTTTCCATGACGAGAGCACTCAG GTCCAGCTCACTCTGCTGACTGCCATTGTGAAGCTGTTCCTTAAGAAGCCATCAGAGACCCAGGAGTTGGTCCAGCAGGTCCTCAGTCTGGCTACACAG GACTCTGACAACCCTGACCTGCGTGACAGGGGCTACATTTATTGGCGCCTTCTGTCCACCGACCCCGTGACCGCCAAGGAGGTAGTTTTGTCTGAAAAGCCCCTGATCTCTGAGGAGACAGACCTGATTGAGCCCACCCTGCTGGATGAGCTCATCTGCCACATCGGCTCTCTGGCCTCCGTCTATCACAAACCCCCTAGCGCCTTTGTGGAGGGCAGCCATGGAGTCCACCGGAAACACCTTCCTGTCCAGCACAGCAG CATTGATACAGGTGAGAGCCCAGTGAGCAGTGGGCCGGCAGCTGCCATGGACCAGACACATGTGATCCCCAGCCAGGGTGACCTGCTGGGTGACCTGCTCAACCTGGACCTGGGCCCTCCAGTCAATGTGCCCCAAGTGTCCTCCATGCAAATGGGTGCAGTGGACCTGTTGGGAGGAGGCCTGGACAGCTTG GTGGGACAGAACTTTATTCCCTCGTCTGTCCCCAGCACTTTTGCTCCCTCACCTACACCAGCACCGCCGGCCGTCAGCAGCGGTCTCAACGACTTGTTTGAGATTTCCACAGGCATGGCCAACACCACCGGAGGCCACATTGCTGCAAAATCA GTGTGGCTGCCTGCAGTGAAAGCCAAGGGACTTGAGATCTCTGGGACCTTCTCTCGCCGCCAGGGCCACATGTACATGGACATGACCTTCACAAACAAGGCCCTGCAGCACATGACCGACTTCGCTGTCCAGTTCAACAAGAACAG TTTTGGCGTTATCCCTACCACTCCTCTTGCCGTCCACACTCCTCTGATGCCCAGTCAGAGTATTGAGGTCTCTCTGCCTCTTAATACCATCGGACCAGTCATGAAGATGGACCCACTCAATAATCTGCAG GTGGCTGTGAAGAACAACATAGATGTCTTCTACTTCAGCGTACTCATCCCTCTCTACGTTTTCTTTGTCGAGGATGGAAAAATGG AGCGACAGGTGTTCCTAGCTACCTGGAAAGACATCCCCAATGAGAATGAGCTCCAATATCAGATAAAGGAGTGTCACCTAAATGCAG ACACAGTGTCGGGGAAGCTGCAGAGTAACAACATCTACACCATTGCCAAGAGAAACGTAGAAGGCCAGGACATGCTGTACCAGTCCCTCAAGCTGACCAATGGCATCTGGATCCTGGCTGAGCTCCGCATTCAGCCTGGAAACCCCAACTACACG CTGTCGCTCAAGTGTCGGGCACCTGAGGTTTCTCAGTACGTCTACCTGATGTATGACTCCGTGCTGAAGAATTGA